The genomic interval GCATTGTGCAACCCTTCAGCACGCCTGACACCGATTCGGGACGAATCAACGTCTCAGAATGCAGCAGCGCCCCCACGCGTGATGTAAAGCCGCAGGTCGCTGTGGCAATTCCTCTTGATTCTATGGTGCACCTTATGGTGCGTCCACACGGACGAATATGCCACCAGCGAAACGCTCGAAAGCGCTGGTGTGCAGGGATTTTCAGTCTCTCAGGAACCTCCCAGCGAACGTTCGCCCCAGTTCCAGCCAGACGGTACATAGTTAATGCAGACGAGGATGAAAGGAAGTCCAATGACTGAAAACCCAACCCAGGGTGCAGCGCCTGAGAACCGGGATCCGGACGAGAACCGGAATCCCGACCAGAAGCCTGCGGAGGTCCGCAGCGACGCTGTCGGTCAGGCTAATCCGACCGAGCAGCTGGACCGCTCCGGGGCCCCCGGGAACCCCACGCAGCCGCTGCCTGGTGCACCCCGTCCGGGTTATCCTCCCCGCGAGCCGTTCTACGGCCAGCAGACACCGGGCCAGCAAGGACTGAGCCAGCAGACCTCCGGTCCGTACGGCGCCGCCCAGCCCAGCGGCCAGCAATACGGCCAGCACGGAGCGCATTCCGCTGTTCCGGGTTATGCAGGCCAGTACAACGCTGCCCCGAACCCGGCCGACGCTCCGCGCCGCAAACCGTCCTTCGGCGTCGGGACCCTGGTGGCAAGCATCCTCGCCGCCGGCCTCGTGGGTGGTGGCGTGGCCACGGTCGGTTCGGGCAACCTCTTCAACAATGGCTCGCCGTCGGCCGCGAGCAGCGGCAGCCAGTCTGAGACCGTGATTGTCAACAACAAGGACGACGTCAACGCCATCACGGCGGCGGCGCTCAAGGCGTCGCCCAGCGTGGTGACCATCAGTGCCACGAGCGGCAGTTCGGGCGGCACGGGCTCCGGCATCGTTATGGACAACGAAGGGCACATCCTGACCAACACCCACGTGGTGACGCTCGATGGCCAGAGCGCCAACGCAGCCCTGGAGGTCCGGACCAGCGCGGGCAAGGTCCTCAAAGCCACACTGGTGGGCACTGACCCCCTTTCTGACCTTGCGGTCATCAAGGTGGACAACGCGTCCGGGCTGACTGCAGCCACGCTCGGTGACTCGGGCAAGCTCAACGTCGGCGACACGGCCATCGCCATCGGCTCCCCGCTTGGCCTGACCGGAACAGTCACTGACGGCATCGTCTCAACCCTGAACCGGACCATCAGTGTGGCGTCCTCGGCGGCACCGAAGGAAGGCGACACTTCGCAGGGCGGCGATCAGGGCTTCCAGTTCGCCCCGCCAAACGGTGGCCAAGGCCAAAGCACCGCCAACCAGGGTTCCATCTCCATCAACGTGATCCAGACTGATGCCGCCATCAACCCCGGCAACTCCGGCGGAGCGCTGGTCAACAGCAAGGGCGAGATCATCGGCGTCAACGTCGCCATCGCGTCCGCCGGCTCCGATTCTTCGACCACCGGCGGAAATATCGGAGTGGGCTTCAGCATCCCCATCAACCACGCAAAACGGGTGGCACAGGAGATCATTGATACCGGCAAGGCCTCCCACGGCCAGTTGGGCGTCAGCGTCAAGGAAAAGTCGTCCAGCAGTTCGTCCTCGGGCTTCTCCGTAGGTGCCGACGTG from Pseudarthrobacter sp. SSS035 carries:
- a CDS encoding S1C family serine protease, which encodes MTENPTQGAAPENRDPDENRNPDQKPAEVRSDAVGQANPTEQLDRSGAPGNPTQPLPGAPRPGYPPREPFYGQQTPGQQGLSQQTSGPYGAAQPSGQQYGQHGAHSAVPGYAGQYNAAPNPADAPRRKPSFGVGTLVASILAAGLVGGGVATVGSGNLFNNGSPSAASSGSQSETVIVNNKDDVNAITAAALKASPSVVTISATSGSSGGTGSGIVMDNEGHILTNTHVVTLDGQSANAALEVRTSAGKVLKATLVGTDPLSDLAVIKVDNASGLTAATLGDSGKLNVGDTAIAIGSPLGLTGTVTDGIVSTLNRTISVASSAAPKEGDTSQGGDQGFQFAPPNGGQGQSTANQGSISINVIQTDAAINPGNSGGALVNSKGEIIGVNVAIASAGSDSSTTGGNIGVGFSIPINHAKRVAQEIIDTGKASHGQLGVSVKEKSSSSSSSGFSVGADVATVEPNSAAAKAGIKVGDVVIKFNDLVISEPNQLTAAVREQAGGSTVKLTVLRNGQEQTLDVTLGTAADQ